One Candidatus Nanopelagicales bacterium genomic region harbors:
- a CDS encoding metalloregulator ArsR/SmtB family transcription factor, which yields MTETACCPAVEAVTSVPDCCPAAEAVSSGPDCCPQGPACCPQGLGKPLSRDCAESLAALFRAIADPARLQLLALIGASEKGEVCACDLIEPVGLSQSTVSHHLKILVDAGLLHRESRGTWAWYSLAQDRLCELAACLWGAGSSRAGTER from the coding sequence ATGACTGAAACTGCGTGTTGCCCGGCAGTCGAAGCGGTGACCTCGGTGCCGGACTGTTGCCCGGCGGCCGAGGCGGTGAGCTCGGGGCCGGACTGTTGCCCCCAGGGGCCAGCGTGTTGCCCCCAGGGCCTTGGCAAGCCGTTGAGCAGGGACTGCGCCGAATCCCTGGCGGCGTTGTTCCGCGCGATCGCCGATCCGGCCAGGCTGCAGTTGCTGGCGCTGATCGGCGCGAGCGAGAAGGGCGAGGTCTGCGCGTGCGACCTCATCGAGCCGGTGGGTCTTTCGCAGTCCACTGTGAGCCATCACCTGAAGATCCTGGTTGATGCCGGACTGCTTCATCGCGAATCCCGGGGAACGTGGGCCTGGTACTCGCTGGCCCAGGACAGGCTGTGTGAGCTGGCGGCGTGCCTGTGGGGCGCGGGCAGTTCCAGAGCGGGGACCGAGCGATAG
- a CDS encoding arsenate reductase ArsC, producing MKPSVLFVCIHNAGRSQMAAAYLTHLAGDRIEVRSAGSAPAESVNPAVVEAMLEEGIDISAEIPKVLTTDAVRESDVVITMGCGDVCPVFPGKRYEDWVLEDPAGRGVAAVRPIRDQIRARITALIDQIVTNTK from the coding sequence TTGAAACCCTCAGTCCTGTTCGTCTGCATACACAATGCCGGGCGCTCTCAGATGGCGGCCGCGTATCTAACGCATCTGGCCGGCGACCGGATAGAGGTCCGCTCCGCCGGTTCCGCGCCTGCCGAAAGCGTCAACCCGGCGGTCGTCGAAGCGATGCTGGAAGAGGGGATCGACATCTCGGCGGAGATTCCGAAGGTCCTCACCACCGACGCCGTGCGCGAGTCCGACGTTGTGATCACGATGGGCTGCGGCGACGTGTGCCCTGTCTTCCCGGGCAAGCGGTACGAAGACTGGGTTCTGGAAGACCCCGCTGGTAGAGGCGTCGCGGCGGTGCGGCCCATCAGGGACCAGATCCGCGCCCGCATCACCGCGCTCATCGACCAGATCGTGACGAACACCAAATGA
- the arsB gene encoding ACR3 family arsenite efflux transporter gives MSQNPAATSAADVDEHEVLARLSLLNRFLPVWILAAMAGGLLLGRLVPATQGVLDSVSIGQTSLPIAFGLLLMMYPVLAKVRYERMGDLTRDRRMFVLSLVLNWVIGPALMFTLAWVFLADQPAFRTGVIVIGLARCIAMVLIWNELAGGDREAGALLVAINSLFQILAYSLLGTFYLRILPDWLGLPTQDVQFSMWEITQAVLIFLGIPLLAGYLTRRIGIRTVGVRAYEARFLPRIGPFALYGLLFTIVVMFALQGDAITSEPVAVARIAIPLLVYFAVMWGVSFAAGARAGLGYPKTATVAFTSAGNNFELAIAVSIGVWGVTSGQALAGVVGPLIEVPALVALVYVSLWLRRRFVDGG, from the coding sequence ATGAGCCAGAACCCCGCGGCCACGTCGGCCGCTGACGTAGACGAGCACGAAGTTCTCGCCAGGCTATCCCTGCTGAACAGATTCCTGCCCGTATGGATTCTGGCGGCGATGGCCGGAGGATTGTTACTGGGGCGGCTAGTGCCAGCTACGCAGGGCGTGCTCGACTCAGTCTCGATCGGCCAGACTTCACTACCAATCGCGTTCGGCCTGCTGCTGATGATGTACCCGGTGCTCGCAAAGGTCCGCTACGAGCGCATGGGGGACTTGACCAGAGACCGGCGGATGTTCGTGCTTTCGCTGGTGCTCAACTGGGTCATCGGGCCCGCTTTGATGTTCACGCTGGCCTGGGTGTTCCTCGCTGACCAGCCCGCGTTCCGCACCGGGGTGATCGTGATCGGCCTTGCGCGCTGCATCGCGATGGTGCTGATCTGGAACGAACTCGCGGGCGGTGACAGGGAAGCCGGCGCGTTACTCGTCGCGATCAACTCGCTGTTCCAGATCCTGGCGTACTCGCTCCTGGGCACTTTCTACCTGCGAATCTTGCCCGACTGGTTGGGCCTGCCGACTCAGGACGTGCAGTTCTCGATGTGGGAGATCACTCAGGCGGTTCTGATCTTCCTGGGGATCCCGCTGCTGGCCGGATACCTCACACGGCGCATCGGCATCCGGACCGTGGGGGTGCGCGCGTACGAAGCAAGGTTCCTGCCCCGCATCGGGCCTTTCGCCCTTTACGGACTGCTGTTCACGATCGTCGTGATGTTCGCGCTTCAGGGCGACGCCATCACCAGCGAGCCGGTTGCTGTGGCCAGGATCGCGATCCCGTTGCTGGTGTACTTCGCCGTGATGTGGGGCGTCTCCTTCGCTGCCGGTGCCCGCGCGGGACTTGGATATCCGAAGACCGCGACTGTCGCGTTCACTTCCGCGGGAAACAACTTCGAGTTGGCGATCGCGGTCAGCATCGGAGTCTGGGGAGTCACCTCTGGGCAGGCACTGGCGGGGGTCGTGGGGCCTCTGATCGAAGTGCCGGCACTGGTCGCGCTTGTGTACGTATCCCTGTGGCTGCGGCGGCGCTTCGTCGACGGCGGCTAA